A single region of the Bacillus cereus genome encodes:
- the pelF gene encoding GT4 family glycosyltransferase PelF — MRIGLVVEGSYPFVSGGVASWVQMIIQQFKEHEFTIFAIVPQVKTEDEYQYEIPSNVKDIIMIPLQSENESKHIKTNLTEQEVQTLQKWFTFQANDTTALQILGDKQKLGTLHSFFESREFYEIVKESYLYEESSGSFLNYFWMWRSMFTPIIQILQIDFPELDLIHSVSTGYGGLLGAAISAKSDIPFILTEHGIYSREREEEILQSTWIPIEYKKRWVSFFHHLSHQAYEQAADVITLFGRNSAYQKELGAPAHKLKIVPNGVTLSDYNGLRKPKYNSDKLIISAIIRVVPIKDVKTMIYAAKLLFEKNIPFIFYLLGPDTEEAEYAQECRDLIQQLGLEEHVIMTGKVNIKDYLKQTDILVLTSISEGQPLAMLEGMAAGLPWVVTDVGSCRELIYGQDEDPYGQCGFVVPPVSPEQVAIHLEWYYRHPESIQQFGDNGRNRIEAHYQLSGVVDSYRKLYLERGKKTWQE, encoded by the coding sequence ATGAGAATAGGTTTGGTCGTCGAAGGCAGCTACCCCTTTGTAAGTGGAGGAGTAGCAAGCTGGGTTCAAATGATTATCCAGCAGTTTAAAGAACATGAATTTACGATTTTTGCGATAGTCCCTCAAGTAAAAACAGAAGATGAATATCAATATGAAATTCCAAGCAACGTAAAAGATATCATCATGATTCCTTTGCAATCAGAAAATGAATCAAAACATATAAAAACTAATTTAACTGAGCAAGAAGTACAGACACTTCAAAAATGGTTTACATTTCAAGCCAACGATACAACAGCATTACAAATATTAGGGGATAAACAAAAGCTAGGAACACTCCATTCCTTCTTCGAAAGTCGTGAGTTTTATGAAATTGTTAAAGAAAGCTATTTATATGAAGAAAGTAGTGGTTCCTTCTTAAATTATTTTTGGATGTGGAGATCTATGTTCACACCAATCATTCAAATTTTACAAATTGACTTCCCTGAATTAGATCTTATTCATTCTGTATCGACAGGTTATGGTGGACTGCTTGGTGCTGCAATTAGCGCCAAGTCTGACATACCATTTATTCTAACTGAACACGGTATTTATTCTCGGGAGCGCGAAGAAGAAATACTACAGTCTACTTGGATACCAATTGAATACAAAAAAAGATGGGTTTCTTTCTTTCATCACTTGTCTCATCAAGCATATGAACAAGCAGCTGATGTAATTACGTTGTTCGGCCGAAATAGTGCATATCAAAAAGAATTAGGTGCCCCGGCTCATAAACTAAAAATCGTTCCAAACGGCGTTACTTTATCTGACTATAACGGGTTACGTAAACCAAAGTATAATTCGGATAAACTCATCATTTCCGCTATTATACGAGTTGTGCCAATTAAAGATGTAAAAACAATGATTTATGCAGCTAAATTATTATTTGAAAAAAATATTCCATTTATATTTTACTTACTAGGTCCTGATACGGAAGAAGCAGAATATGCTCAGGAATGTCGTGATTTAATTCAACAATTAGGATTAGAAGAGCATGTAATAATGACCGGCAAAGTAAATATTAAAGATTACTTAAAACAAACAGATATTCTCGTATTAACAAGTATATCTGAAGGGCAACCATTAGCTATGTTAGAAGGAATGGCGGCAGGATTACCATGGGTTGTTACAGATGTCGGTTCTTGTAGGGAGTTAATTTACGGGCAAGACGAAGATCCTTACGGGCAATGCGGATTTGTTGTACCACCTGTATCTCCTGAGCAAGTTGCCATTCATTTAGAGTGGTATTATCGTCACCCTGAATCCATTCAACAATTTGGGGATAATGGGCGCAATCGTATTGAAGCGCACTACCAATTATCAGGTGTCGTTGATAGTTATCGTAAGCTCTACTTAGAAAGAGGTAAAAAAACATGGCAGGAATAG
- the pelG gene encoding exopolysaccharide Pel transporter PelG: MAGIGFRLQKLFQEDYYSSRIKAYGFSLFVTAGPWLVVILAVTAIRYILSLFHSISIEEQRLFTISISYCFIFSQIIYGALQLIVTRYVADLLYEQKADKVFSSFLGMTKITLFLAIILWLLFAIFTPLALYYKIVMLFLFLALNIIWIQSIYLTAAKDYQSIALAFLIGSIFSLCGIALIAYFNPTLGLEHGFALLLLISFTIGTFITLVWLSIVIVRMFPNSDATEQFTFLSYLDKYPELFWSSLLYNIGIWVCNFVIWFGEGRGNIENTFIYHQIYDTSVFWAYLSIIPTYIFFVVSIETRFYERYKKFFGSVNNGATLNTILQLKESMNFVLKQEMERILRNQGIFSLLIIFIIWMFSSQSGNVALEYSILQLTIIGAYANGMVLVITLLLLYFEDRKGAFRTSALFFFANLLLSLLLLPFGFDGYGISFALGSSITFLYAISRLFTYIKDIDYYTFCQSNTSMKQRTFFTKVANKLNGK; encoded by the coding sequence ATGGCAGGAATAGGATTTCGTTTACAAAAATTATTCCAAGAAGACTACTATTCTTCAAGAATAAAAGCGTACGGATTTTCATTATTTGTTACAGCTGGTCCGTGGTTAGTCGTTATTTTAGCAGTAACAGCTATTCGATACATTTTAAGTTTGTTCCATTCTATTTCAATTGAGGAACAGCGCCTTTTCACAATTTCAATTTCATACTGCTTTATTTTTTCTCAAATTATATACGGTGCCTTGCAGCTCATCGTAACTAGATATGTGGCTGACCTTTTATACGAGCAAAAAGCTGATAAAGTATTTTCTTCCTTTTTAGGAATGACGAAAATCACACTTTTCTTAGCTATTATCTTATGGCTTTTGTTTGCAATTTTTACACCATTAGCCTTGTATTATAAAATCGTGATGCTATTTTTATTTTTAGCTTTAAATATCATTTGGATTCAATCCATTTATTTAACAGCAGCTAAAGATTATCAGTCAATCGCTCTTGCATTTTTAATCGGTTCAATTTTTTCTCTATGTGGAATTGCACTTATCGCTTACTTTAATCCAACACTTGGATTAGAGCACGGATTTGCCCTATTGCTTTTAATTTCTTTTACAATCGGGACCTTCATTACATTAGTTTGGTTAAGTATCGTTATTGTACGAATGTTTCCAAATAGTGATGCTACTGAACAATTTACCTTTCTTTCTTATTTAGATAAATATCCAGAACTATTTTGGTCGAGCCTACTTTACAATATTGGCATTTGGGTATGTAACTTTGTTATTTGGTTCGGAGAAGGGCGAGGAAATATTGAAAACACGTTTATTTATCATCAAATATATGATACCTCTGTTTTCTGGGCTTATTTAAGTATTATCCCAACTTATATTTTCTTCGTAGTATCCATTGAAACAAGATTTTATGAACGGTATAAGAAGTTCTTCGGTTCAGTTAACAATGGGGCAACATTAAATACAATTTTACAATTAAAAGAATCAATGAACTTTGTCCTAAAACAAGAAATGGAACGAATACTTCGTAATCAAGGTATTTTTTCTTTACTCATTATTTTTATAATATGGATGTTTAGTTCACAATCTGGGAATGTAGCACTTGAATACTCTATTTTGCAGCTGACTATAATTGGTGCTTATGCAAACGGTATGGTTCTTGTTATTACGTTACTACTCTTATATTTTGAAGATCGTAAAGGGGCATTTCGAACATCGGCTCTGTTCTTTTTTGCAAACCTGTTATTAAGTCTTCTTCTACTACCATTTGGATTCGATGGTTACGGTATTAGTTTTGCACTCGGATCTTCTATTACATTCTTATATGCCATTTCTAGACTCTTTACTTATATTAAAGATATTGACTACTATACATTTTGTCAGTCAAATACTTCTATGAAACAGCGAACTTTCTTTACTAAAGTGGCCAATAAACTTAATGGAAAATAA
- the galE gene encoding UDP-glucose 4-epimerase GalE, which translates to MAILVTGGAGYIGSHTCVELLNNGYEIIVVDNLSNSSVESINRVTEITGKQFKFYKEDILNREALDTIFEENTIEAVIHFAGFKAVGESVAIPLTYYHNNITSTLVLCEVMQKHDVKKMIFSSSATVYGIPETSPITEEFPLSATNPYGQTKLMIEQIMRDVAFADAGWSIALLRYFNPFGAHESGRIGEDPNGIPNNLMPYVTQVAVGKLKELSVFGNDYPTKDGTGVRDYIHVVDLANGHVKALEKVLGTTGIDAYNLGTGTGYSVLEMVEAFEKVSGKEVPYKITERRPGDVAVCFADASKAKRELGWEALRGLEEMCADSWRWQSNNKNGYLEV; encoded by the coding sequence ATGGCAATACTTGTAACAGGTGGAGCAGGATATATTGGTAGTCATACATGCGTGGAATTACTAAATAACGGTTACGAAATTATAGTAGTAGATAATCTTTCGAACAGCTCGGTAGAGTCTATAAATCGAGTGACAGAGATAACAGGAAAACAGTTTAAGTTTTATAAAGAAGATATTTTAAATCGCGAAGCACTGGATACGATTTTTGAAGAAAATACAATTGAAGCTGTTATTCATTTTGCAGGCTTTAAGGCCGTAGGAGAATCAGTAGCAATTCCGTTAACGTATTATCATAACAACATTACAAGCACATTAGTGCTATGTGAAGTGATGCAGAAGCATGATGTGAAGAAGATGATCTTCAGTTCGTCTGCAACAGTGTATGGTATCCCAGAAACATCACCAATTACGGAGGAGTTTCCATTAAGTGCAACAAATCCATATGGTCAAACGAAATTAATGATTGAACAAATTATGCGTGATGTAGCATTTGCGGATGCAGGATGGAGTATTGCATTACTTCGTTACTTCAACCCATTTGGCGCACATGAAAGCGGGCGTATTGGAGAAGATCCAAATGGAATTCCAAATAACTTAATGCCATATGTAACACAAGTAGCGGTAGGGAAGTTAAAGGAATTAAGTGTATTTGGAAATGACTATCCAACAAAAGATGGCACGGGTGTCCGTGATTATATTCATGTTGTAGACTTAGCAAATGGTCACGTGAAGGCGCTTGAAAAGGTACTTGGCACTACTGGGATAGATGCATACAATCTCGGTACAGGTACTGGTTATAGTGTATTAGAAATGGTTGAAGCATTTGAAAAAGTTTCAGGCAAGGAAGTTCCTTATAAAATTACGGAACGTCGTCCTGGTGATGTTGCAGTATGTTTTGCAGATGCATCAAAAGCGAAGCGTGAATTAGGATGGGAAGCACTACGCGGATTAGAAGAGATGTGTGCAGACTCTTGGAGATGGCAATCAAATAACAAAAATGGCTATCTAGAAGTTTAA
- the trhA gene encoding PAQR family membrane homeostasis protein TrhA: MNAYVREPVNAFTHLGGAVLSFIALLAMIVKVSVKMPSFAAITAVILFGMGMMVLYMASAVYHSVVASERVIYFFRKLDHSMIFILIAGTYAPFCLITLNSANGLLLFCLVYGTAICGIVFKMFWFNCPRWLSTAIYLLMGWLIVLFFAPLADNLSTGGILFLVLGGIFYTIGGFIYGAKPKWLEFKYMGHHEIFHVFVLLGSLAHFLSVYCYVI, encoded by the coding sequence ATGAATGCTTATGTAAGAGAACCGGTTAATGCATTTACTCACTTAGGAGGAGCTGTATTATCATTTATTGCATTATTAGCTATGATTGTGAAGGTTTCTGTTAAGATGCCATCTTTTGCTGCAATTACAGCTGTTATTTTATTTGGTATGGGGATGATGGTCCTTTATATGGCATCAGCTGTGTATCATAGTGTTGTAGCCAGTGAACGTGTTATTTATTTCTTTAGGAAGCTAGATCATTCTATGATTTTTATATTAATTGCAGGTACATATGCACCCTTTTGCTTAATTACATTAAATTCGGCGAATGGTTTGCTATTATTTTGTTTAGTTTATGGAACTGCGATTTGTGGTATTGTTTTTAAAATGTTTTGGTTTAATTGTCCAAGATGGTTATCGACAGCAATTTACCTTCTGATGGGTTGGTTAATTGTTCTATTCTTTGCACCGCTAGCTGATAATTTAAGTACAGGAGGTATTCTTTTCCTAGTACTTGGAGGTATTTTTTATACGATTGGTGGGTTTATTTATGGTGCGAAGCCAAAATGGTTGGAGTTTAAATATATGGGACACCATGAAATTTTTCATGTTTTTGTATTGTTAGGTAGTCTTGCGCATTTTCTAAGTGTATATTGTTACGTAATTTGA
- a CDS encoding DUF1836 domain-containing protein produces the protein MENINKLLESLHLEKNIKLEDIPNVDLYVDQVVQLFENTYADTTRTDDEKVLTKTMINNYAKGKLFIPIKNKKYSKEHMILISLIYQLKGALSINDIKSSLENINAPLINDDTFELNTLYKDYLSLTETNVENFKQDVNKRVTEVNEVSSLEDPTLEKFLLLTSFVTMSNMYRRLAEKLVDDLKES, from the coding sequence GTGGAAAATATAAATAAATTACTTGAATCATTACATTTAGAAAAAAATATTAAACTTGAGGATATCCCAAATGTCGACTTATATGTAGACCAAGTTGTCCAACTATTTGAGAATACTTATGCGGATACAACGAGAACTGATGATGAAAAAGTATTAACAAAAACAATGATTAACAATTACGCAAAAGGGAAACTATTCATCCCTATCAAAAATAAAAAGTATTCAAAAGAACATATGATTTTAATCAGCTTAATATATCAATTAAAAGGAGCACTCTCCATTAATGATATAAAAAGCTCCTTAGAAAATATAAATGCACCGTTAATAAACGATGATACATTCGAATTAAATACTCTATATAAAGATTATCTTTCTCTTACTGAAACCAATGTGGAAAACTTTAAGCAAGACGTAAATAAGCGTGTTACGGAAGTAAATGAGGTTTCTTCCTTAGAGGATCCAACACTAGAAAAGTTTTTATTACTAACATCCTTCGTGACAATGAGTAATATGTACAGACGATTGGCGGAGAAGTTAGTGGACGATTTAAAAGAATCGTAA
- a CDS encoding DEAD/DEAH box helicase, protein MSKKSFADYALSKEIVRALTGLGYEHPTEVQGEVIPVALQKKDLVVKSQTGSGKTASFGIPLCEMVEWEENKPQALVLTPTRELAVQVKEDITNIGRFKRIKAAAVYGKSPFARQKLELKQKTHIVVGTPGRVLDHIEKGTLSLACLKYLVIDEADEMLNMGFIDQVEAIIDELPTKRMTMLFSATLPEDVEKLSRKYMDSPTHIEIKAAGITTDKIEHTLFETREEEKLSLLKDVTTIENPDSCIIFCRTQENVDHVFRQLDRVNYPCDKIHGGMVQEDRFEVMDDFRKGKFRYLVATDVAARGIDIDNITHVINYDIPLEKESYVHRTGRTGRAGNKGKAITFITPYENRFLEEIEEYIGFEIPKALAPSKEEVMKGKAVFEEKIHAKPIIKKDKNADLNKGIMKLYFNGGKKKKIRAVDFVGTIAKIKGVTAEDIGIITIQDNVSYVEILNGKGPLVLKIMKNTTIKGKQLKVHEAIK, encoded by the coding sequence ATGAGTAAAAAAAGTTTTGCTGATTATGCATTAAGTAAAGAAATTGTAAGAGCACTTACTGGTTTAGGCTATGAACATCCAACGGAAGTGCAAGGAGAGGTTATTCCAGTTGCACTGCAAAAGAAAGACCTTGTTGTGAAATCACAGACTGGAAGTGGAAAAACCGCTTCATTCGGTATACCGCTTTGTGAAATGGTGGAGTGGGAAGAGAATAAGCCACAAGCTTTAGTTTTAACACCGACGAGAGAGCTTGCGGTACAAGTAAAAGAAGATATTACGAATATAGGCCGCTTCAAAAGAATTAAGGCTGCTGCAGTTTATGGTAAATCTCCATTTGCACGTCAAAAATTAGAGTTAAAGCAAAAAACACATATTGTAGTTGGGACTCCTGGCCGTGTGTTAGATCATATTGAAAAAGGTACTCTTTCTTTAGCTTGTTTGAAGTATTTAGTTATTGATGAAGCAGACGAAATGCTGAATATGGGCTTTATCGATCAAGTAGAGGCAATTATTGACGAGTTACCTACAAAACGAATGACAATGTTATTTTCAGCAACACTTCCAGAAGATGTTGAAAAGTTATCTCGTAAGTATATGGATTCGCCAACGCATATTGAAATTAAGGCTGCTGGGATTACAACAGATAAAATTGAACATACACTTTTTGAGACGAGAGAAGAGGAGAAGCTGTCACTTCTTAAAGATGTAACAACGATTGAGAATCCAGATAGTTGTATTATTTTTTGCCGTACACAAGAAAATGTAGATCACGTATTTAGACAGTTAGATCGCGTTAACTATCCTTGTGACAAAATACATGGTGGTATGGTACAAGAAGATCGTTTTGAAGTTATGGACGATTTTAGAAAAGGAAAGTTCCGTTATTTAGTAGCGACAGACGTAGCGGCTAGAGGAATTGATATTGATAATATTACACATGTTATTAACTATGATATTCCATTAGAAAAAGAAAGTTATGTACATCGTACGGGAAGAACGGGACGAGCTGGTAATAAAGGAAAAGCTATTACATTCATAACACCGTATGAAAATAGATTTTTAGAAGAGATTGAGGAGTACATCGGCTTTGAAATTCCAAAGGCACTTGCACCTTCAAAGGAAGAAGTTATGAAAGGGAAAGCAGTATTTGAGGAAAAGATACATGCTAAACCAATTATAAAGAAAGATAAAAATGCAGACCTAAACAAAGGAATTATGAAATTGTACTTTAATGGCGGGAAGAAAAAGAAAATCAGGGCGGTAGATTTCGTCGGTACAATTGCTAAAATTAAAGGTGTTACAGCAGAAGATATAGGCATTATTACAATACAAGACAATGTTTCTTACGTTGAAATATTAAATGGAAAAGGACCACTTGTTTTAAAAATCATGAAAAATACAACGATTAAAGGGAAACAATTAAAGGTTCATGAAGCAATTAAATAA
- a CDS encoding lysozyme inhibitor LprI family protein produces MKKLILTIGITLLVVAGCSNNDAFDKAKKQGDLALENKEYDRAVASFELALKEKEDDREVRLKMNQTNKMSEALQESNIDRAISLLREIENDSASSVILAKQAKEKREALSNQKDEEEKYKQMLAKVEELKNQQKFVDVKEQLNVIIRETKGKEQFKIYYQNANEQITQIVPRTVEVDKTKDENRKEEKVIAGKPKKESVITDQKAEYITKLNSIEESLKKFDYLYENGITTEMKEGEVKRYDAWDQALNEIYAVLKKQLSTSEMNTLREKQREWITYRDRKAEEAWNESGQGTLSGIATISSKATSTRERCYQLVEQYMK; encoded by the coding sequence ATGAAAAAGTTAATACTAACAATAGGAATAACTTTGTTGGTTGTTGCTGGATGCAGCAATAATGATGCATTTGATAAGGCGAAGAAACAAGGAGATTTAGCACTGGAAAATAAAGAATACGATAGAGCAGTCGCATCTTTTGAATTAGCATTAAAAGAAAAGGAGGATGATCGAGAAGTAAGGCTGAAGATGAATCAAACGAATAAAATGAGTGAAGCATTGCAGGAAAGTAATATAGATCGGGCAATTTCGTTATTAAGAGAAATTGAAAATGATTCTGCTAGTTCAGTTATATTAGCCAAACAAGCAAAAGAAAAACGAGAAGCTTTATCTAATCAAAAAGATGAGGAAGAAAAATATAAGCAAATGCTTGCTAAAGTAGAAGAGTTGAAAAACCAACAGAAGTTTGTGGATGTAAAAGAGCAACTGAACGTAATTATTAGGGAAACGAAAGGGAAAGAACAGTTTAAAATATATTATCAAAATGCGAATGAACAAATTACACAGATTGTGCCGAGGACAGTAGAGGTAGATAAAACAAAAGATGAGAACCGTAAGGAAGAAAAAGTAATAGCAGGGAAGCCGAAGAAAGAAAGTGTTATTACCGATCAGAAGGCAGAATATATTACTAAACTAAATAGTATTGAGGAGAGTTTGAAAAAGTTCGATTACTTATATGAGAACGGAATTACAACTGAAATGAAAGAAGGGGAAGTTAAAAGATACGATGCATGGGATCAAGCTTTAAATGAGATTTATGCTGTTTTGAAAAAGCAACTTTCTACAAGTGAAATGAACACTTTGAGAGAGAAACAGCGTGAATGGATTACGTATCGAGATCGCAAGGCGGAAGAAGCTTGGAATGAATCTGGGCAGGGAACATTATCAGGGATAGCAACTATTTCATCGAAGGCAACTAGTACTAGGGAAAGATGTTATCAGTTAGTTGAACAGTATATGAAATGA
- the guaC gene encoding GMP reductase, whose translation MENVFDYEDIQLIPAKCIVNSRSECDTTVTLGKHKFKLPVVPANMQTIIDERIATYLAENNYFYIMHRFQPEKRISFIRDMQSRGLIASISVGVKEDEYEFVQQLAAEQLSPEYITIDIAHGHSNAVINMIQHIKKHLPESFVIAGNVGTPEAVRELENAGADATKVGIGPGKVCITKIKTGFGTGGWQLAALRWCAKAASKPIIADGGIRTHGDVAKSIRFGATMVMVGSLFAGHEESPGETIEKDGKLYKEYFGSASEFQKGEKKNVEGKKMFVEHKGSLEDTLIEMEQDLQSSISYAGGTKLDSIRTVDYVVVKNSIFNGDKVY comes from the coding sequence ATGGAAAACGTATTTGACTATGAAGACATTCAATTAATTCCTGCAAAATGTATTGTAAATAGCCGATCTGAATGTGATACAACTGTCACTTTAGGAAAACATAAATTTAAATTACCTGTCGTACCTGCAAATATGCAAACGATTATTGATGAAAGAATCGCAACTTATTTAGCTGAAAATAATTACTTCTATATCATGCATCGTTTCCAACCAGAGAAACGAATCTCATTCATTAGAGATATGCAATCACGTGGATTAATTGCTTCAATCAGTGTTGGTGTTAAAGAAGACGAATACGAATTCGTACAACAATTAGCTGCTGAGCAACTTTCACCTGAATACATTACAATCGATATCGCACATGGTCACTCTAATGCCGTGATCAACATGATTCAACATATTAAAAAACATTTACCAGAAAGCTTCGTTATCGCTGGAAACGTTGGAACTCCAGAAGCGGTAAGAGAATTAGAAAACGCTGGTGCTGATGCAACAAAAGTTGGTATTGGACCTGGTAAAGTTTGTATTACTAAAATTAAAACAGGCTTTGGAACTGGTGGTTGGCAGTTAGCTGCACTTCGCTGGTGTGCAAAAGCTGCAAGTAAGCCAATTATCGCTGATGGTGGTATTCGTACGCATGGTGATGTAGCTAAATCAATTCGATTTGGAGCAACTATGGTTATGGTCGGTTCTCTATTCGCTGGTCATGAAGAGTCTCCAGGGGAAACAATCGAAAAAGATGGCAAACTTTATAAAGAGTACTTCGGTTCAGCCTCTGAATTCCAAAAAGGCGAGAAGAAAAACGTTGAAGGTAAGAAAATGTTCGTTGAGCATAAAGGTTCTTTAGAAGACACTTTAATCGAAATGGAACAAGATCTTCAATCTTCTATCTCTTACGCTGGTGGAACAAAGTTAGACTCAATTCGTACTGTAGATTATGTAGTCGTGAAAAACTCTATTTTCAACGGTGATAAAGTATATTAA
- the pepF gene encoding oligoendopeptidase F, with product MKNVIEKRLIRAEVPTELTWDLSDLYESDKEWEIALRVLKDDIKKLDTFKGQLHTSPTTLLNCLLLEEELLMKLTKLYSYANLKESADRTDPVIQANSSKISALWTTVHTALSFIHNEILSLEEGTIEKYLIEETKLEPFRKSLLEILQKRQHTLSPETEEALAALGEVHSSPYKIYGMTKLADMDFSSIQDEQGNDLPVSFALFESKYEFSPSAYIRRKAYSSFVATLKRYKNTVATTYATEVKKQVTLSRLRKYESVTHMLLEPQKVPLEMYNNQLDIIYNELAPHMRRFADLKKKVLGLNQMLFCDLHAPLDPEFNPTITYDEAGKLIQESLKVLGPEYNTIIKTGFKERWVDLADNVGKSTGAFCSSPYGSHPYILITWQDTMRGCFTLAHEFGHAGHFYLANKNQRIMNVRPSMYFVEAPSTMNELLLAQHLLATTDDKRMRRWVILQLLGTYYHNFVTHLLEGEYQRQVYTLAEEGQALTATTLTEIKTKVLSTFWGDSVEIDEGAGLTWMRQPHYYMGLYSYTYSAGLTASTTVAQMIKEEGQPAVDRWLDVLRAGGTMKPLELMKHAGVDMSKPDAIRKAVSYVGSLIDELERSYQE from the coding sequence ATGAAAAATGTAATTGAGAAACGCCTTATTCGCGCAGAAGTCCCTACTGAATTGACATGGGATCTTTCTGATTTATACGAATCTGATAAAGAGTGGGAAATTGCATTACGTGTATTAAAAGACGATATAAAAAAGCTTGATACATTTAAAGGACAATTACACACTAGCCCCACTACTTTATTAAATTGCCTGCTTTTAGAGGAAGAGCTTTTAATGAAATTAACAAAACTATATTCATATGCAAATTTAAAAGAATCTGCTGATCGAACGGATCCAGTTATTCAAGCGAACTCTTCAAAAATTTCTGCTTTATGGACAACTGTACATACTGCACTATCCTTTATCCATAATGAAATCCTCTCACTCGAAGAAGGAACAATTGAAAAATATTTAATTGAAGAAACAAAACTTGAACCTTTCCGTAAATCGTTACTAGAAATACTACAAAAAAGGCAGCACACTCTCTCACCTGAAACAGAAGAAGCTCTTGCTGCACTTGGTGAAGTTCATAGTTCTCCCTACAAAATTTACGGTATGACTAAATTAGCCGATATGGATTTCTCTTCTATACAAGATGAACAAGGAAATGATTTGCCTGTATCGTTTGCATTATTTGAAAGTAAATATGAATTTTCTCCAAGCGCATATATACGTAGAAAAGCATATTCATCATTTGTTGCCACATTGAAACGATATAAAAATACAGTTGCAACAACGTATGCTACTGAAGTAAAAAAACAAGTGACACTTTCTCGTTTACGTAAGTACGAGTCTGTTACCCATATGCTTTTAGAACCTCAAAAAGTTCCACTTGAAATGTATAACAACCAACTAGATATTATTTATAACGAATTAGCGCCTCATATGCGCCGTTTTGCAGATTTAAAAAAGAAAGTATTAGGTCTCAATCAAATGCTCTTCTGCGATTTACACGCACCGTTAGATCCTGAATTTAATCCAACCATCACATACGATGAAGCTGGTAAATTAATTCAAGAATCTTTAAAAGTATTAGGACCTGAATATAATACGATTATCAAAACAGGCTTTAAGGAAAGATGGGTAGACCTTGCAGATAATGTTGGAAAATCAACAGGTGCTTTCTGCTCTAGCCCCTATGGTTCCCATCCTTACATTTTAATTACATGGCAAGATACGATGCGCGGGTGCTTCACATTAGCTCATGAATTTGGACATGCTGGTCATTTTTATTTAGCCAATAAAAATCAGCGCATTATGAACGTACGTCCATCTATGTACTTTGTTGAAGCACCATCAACGATGAATGAATTACTATTAGCCCAGCATTTACTAGCGACTACTGACGATAAGAGAATGCGCAGATGGGTTATTCTGCAACTACTCGGCACATATTACCACAACTTCGTCACCCATCTACTTGAGGGAGAATATCAAAGACAAGTATATACCCTAGCGGAAGAAGGGCAAGCACTCACAGCTACAACTTTAACCGAAATAAAAACAAAGGTCCTTTCAACATTCTGGGGAGATTCCGTAGAAATTGATGAAGGCGCTGGCTTAACATGGATGCGTCAACCTCACTATTATATGGGCTTATATTCTTACACATATTCTGCGGGCTTAACTGCATCTACTACTGTAGCTCAAATGATTAAAGAAGAGGGACAACCCGCTGTTGATCGCTGGCTTGATGTACTCCGTGCAGGCGGTACAATGAAACCACTCGAATTAATGAAACACGCTGGAGTAGACATGTCAAAACCAGATGCAATCCGTAAAGCTGTTTCTTACGTCGGTTCCCTAATCGATGAATTAGAGCGCTCTTATCAAGAATAA